ACGAGGATGTTCGAAAGTTCGGTGAAGTCCGCGTTCTTCTCGGAGCCGCCGAGGATGAGCGCGAAGGGGCGCGTCATGCTGGCCGTAGCGGCGATCGTCGCGTCGGGGCGGGTGGCGTAACTGTCGTTGAAGAATTCAATCCCGTTCTTCTCGCCCTTGAATTCCATGCGGAAGGGGAGGGTCTCGTAGCTCTTCAGTGCCTCGAATGCGTCGGCCACCTTGATCCCGAGTGCCTTCACGGCGAGGGTCGCTGCAGCCATGTTTTCCAGCTGGTAAATGCCGCGCACCTTGCAGTCCGCAAGGTACAGCTTCTCGCTGTCGATGGCGAGGGTGGCGCCTTCAATCACGGCGTCCCCGTCACCGGCACCGTCGCCATCGGCGTGGCATACGGCATACTTCGTTCCGGCAGGGCTTTCGCTTGCAATCTTCGCGGAGGGGGCGGCATCCTTCAGGTACACGCAGGTCCCGCCACGCTTCTGCCAGCGTACCAGGTTGGCCTTCGCGTCGCGGTATTCCTCCACGCTCTTGTGCCAGTCCAGGTGCTCGGTGGATACGCGCAGCACCACGCCTACGTCGGGCGAACGCGAAAGCGTCATCAGCTGGAAACTCGAAAGTTCCAGGATGCTGATGCGGTCAGGCGTCTCGGTCTCGAGCAAGTCGAGCGCGGGCACGCCGAAGTTTCCGCCAATCTCGTTTTCTACGCCGCACTTGGTGAGGATATGGCTTATCATGCTCACGGTAGAACCCTTGCCGAGCGTTCCCGTGACGCCAACGACTTTCTTGGATTTAGTTTGTTCTAAAAACAACTGAATTTGGCTCGTCATGAGCCCGCCGTTCATCTGGAACTTGAACAGGTCCTGGCTCATCGGGTACACGCCTGCGGAGCGCACGACGGTCACGCAGTCCTTGAGTCCGTCCAGGTAGCCTTCGCCACTGAAAACTTTCACGTTTACGTCTGCGGGTGTTTCCGGAAGTTTCACCGGGTTCTTGTCCATCACGACGATTTCCTTGATACCGCTGCGGACAAGGTAGTTGAACGTGCTCTGGCCTTCGACGCCAAAGCCTAAAACTCCTACGGGTGCGACTAATGTATTCTGCATGATAAAACCTCGGAGAGAAAAGTAGAAAACGATGTGTAATGTGAGATGCTGCGCCTTCAGCGCAACAAAAAAGTCCACCCCGCAATGCAGGGCGGACTTCGTAATGCGGTCGGACAGACTTGAACTGTCATGGGATCGCTCCCACTAGCACCTCAAGCTAGCGTGTCTACCAATTCCACCACGACCGCAGGTTCGTCACATGCGTAATCCCGCAAGTGCAGGTTTACGCGATGACAAATCCTTTTGGCGTGTTACTCGGCAGCGGGAGCTTCAGCCGGTGCAGCCGGAACTTCGGCAGCGGGTGCTGCGGGAGCTTCAACGGCCGGAGCGGCGAAATCGCCCGGAAGAGCCGGAGCGGGAGCCTGCTGTTCGGCATTCTCACGAGTTGCCTTCTGCATGGCAGATTCTTCAACGGTGACGTTCTTCTTGGCGGTGATGAGGCCGAGGGCGAATACCACGATGAAGAAAATGATGGCGACGACGCGGGTCAGCTTCTGGATGAAGGTTGCCGCACCAGCGGTAGAGAATGCGGACTGGGATGTCATGCCACCGAGACCTGCGAGGCCGCCCATCTTATCGTTCTGCACGAGAACGAGCAGAGAGAGGAACAGGCAGAGAAAGACGTGGACGACAATCAGAATCCAAAAAAGAGTTGTCATGTGACGATTCCTTGGTTTAAGTTTCTAGCCGCGAAATTACTTGGCTTCGGCAGCGTCGATGATTTCCTTGAAGGTGTTGGCCTTGAGACCTGCACCGCCGATGAGGCCACCGTCGATGTCCTTCTGGGCGAGGAGGCCGGCAGCGTTGGCGCCCTTCATGGAGCCACCGTACTGGATGCGCATGCCTTCGGCAACGGCTTCACCGTAGATTTCCTTCACGACGTTACGGACGAAAGCCTGGGTGTCCTGAGCCTGTTCGTCGGTAGCGGTCACGCCGGTACCAATCGCCCAAACCGGTTCGTAGGCGAGCACGCACTTGGCAGCGTCTTCGGCGGA
The genomic region above belongs to Fibrobacter sp. and contains:
- the murD gene encoding UDP-N-acetylmuramoyl-L-alanine--D-glutamate ligase; this encodes MQNTLVAPVGVLGFGVEGQSTFNYLVRSGIKEIVVMDKNPVKLPETPADVNVKVFSGEGYLDGLKDCVTVVRSAGVYPMSQDLFKFQMNGGLMTSQIQLFLEQTKSKKVVGVTGTLGKGSTVSMISHILTKCGVENEIGGNFGVPALDLLETETPDRISILELSSFQLMTLSRSPDVGVVLRVSTEHLDWHKSVEEYRDAKANLVRWQKRGGTCVYLKDAAPSAKIASESPAGTKYAVCHADGDGAGDGDAVIEGATLAIDSEKLYLADCKVRGIYQLENMAAATLAVKALGIKVADAFEALKSYETLPFRMEFKGEKNGIEFFNDSYATRPDATIAATASMTRPFALILGGSEKNADFTELSNILV
- the secG gene encoding preprotein translocase subunit SecG, with the protein product MTTLFWILIVVHVFLCLFLSLLVLVQNDKMGGLAGLGGMTSQSAFSTAGAATFIQKLTRVVAIIFFIVVFALGLITAKKNVTVEESAMQKATRENAEQQAPAPALPGDFAAPAVEAPAAPAAEVPAAPAEAPAAE